CCAATAAAGCAGTGGAAATGATGGCAATGAATGCGCCTGCCAACAAACTTGCTACTATGGCAGTGCCATATTTTTTCAATAAATGACTGTATTTGTACAATGGAATAGCGAAAGCAACCGTTGCCGGACCCAACATGTCGTTTAACCACTTAGCTCCCGACAAATAATCAGTATAGGATACGTGGGTAACAGACAAAAACAGCACCAAAATGAATACGCTTGTAATCATTGGTGACAACCAGACAAATGACCAACGGCGATAGATTTTTATGGTTGCATAATAAACCGCTATGGTGGTAATAAGACTTATAATCCCTATCATTTGGAGTTCGCCTCCTTACGATGCTTCATTAGAAATTCCGTTATTATATCTGTGAGTGTCATAACAATTAGAGTACTAAACACTATATCAATTAAAAGTCTAAAACCCTCAGTCGTTAATAATTCTCCGTATTGTACGATTCCAACAGAAGATGGAATGAAGAATAAAAGTAATGCTGCAAGAAGCCAATTCGCTCCCGCTTCGAGCCATTCCAACCGAACAATTTTTAATTTAAGCAGAATAAATACCAAAATCAGTGCCAGTATACTTCCTGGAATTTTTAAATTGATTTTATGCGCTATATAATTTACAAGGCACGAAAATAAAACCAATCCCAAGACTTGCACGATAACTTTAATAAATCCCCTCATTTCGATCATCCCTTCGTGAATAGCATCAGTATACGAAGGGATGATAGATACGTAAAATACATATATAGAATATAAATTATGCAAAAAATCTATGGATTGAGAGGGGGCTTTTCTTGGATCTTCACCACTTGAATTATTTCATTGAAACAGCAAAGCAAGGGAGCTGTTGCCGTAGCTGAGGGTGTGGAAGAGGGAAATTTGACCTGGGAGTTGTATTGATGCCGATAAATGACGCCATGTTTGATTCGTTCTCCTTTGTCAGTGAAAACCTCATGCTGCTGGTTCATCCAAACCACCGTTTAGCGGATAAAAGAGAGGTTTCTTTATCTGAATTAGTTAACAAGTCATTCATTTGATTCCGTGAGGATTTTGCTTTGCATGATCGGATTATCAACGCTTGTGTTCAATTGGGCTATACCCCAAAAGTGGCATGCAAAAGTTCTCAATGGGATTTTATTGGAGAGATGGTGGCTGCCGATCTTGGCATTGCATTGCTGCCCGAAATCATTTGCAAGAAACTTTCTGACAAGGAAGTCGTGATCATTCCCTTGCTGGACTCCATTCCTTGGAATTTATGCATGATATGGCCAAAAAATCAATATGTTTCTTTCACTACCAAGGAATTCATTAAGGTAACACGCTCTCTGCTGGAACAACCAATATCGTCTTAGACCCTTTATAGAAATAATTGTGCTAGCCAATGTATATGGCTGCATCCGCGCCTTGTATTGATCTTTAAAAGTTAGTATACAAACCCGGAGGTCATTGTAAATAATTGTAACTATTTGTCGTTTTTTGTTGACTTAGGATAATTTTAGCTCTTTAATTAGTGGAAGAAGGAGGCGATATCAGAGTCGTTATAGGAGGTATGACAGAATATTCCATTCGACAGCTAGGGAAACTACAATTGATGAGGTGGGATGTTTTCAGTGCAATGGCTAGGTATGAACTCATTACGAACTAAATTTATCTTTGTTTGTCTTCTTCTTCTTGCAATTCCAAGCATCGTTGTGGGAACTATTGGATATCAGGAGGCAAAAAATGGATTGGATCAAGCCGGACGCGTACAATTGAAAAATGACGTTCGGCTTGTGATTTCCATGATTGATGCTCTCAATCGCCAGGTTGACAGCGGAAATTTAAAGCTCGAGGATGCCCAGGAACTCGTCAAACAAGAAATTTTGGGTGCGAAACCGGCGAATGGGTATCGACCGATCAATACACGGTTTGATCTCGGGGCAAACGGATTCTTTTTTGTACTTGATAAGCAAGGGATGTCGCTTGCAAGTCCAACATCCGAAGGGAAAAATTTATGGAGTTCGCAAGCGAAAGATGGCACGTTTTTTATACAGGACGTGATTAAGGCCGGTTCGAACGG
The sequence above is a segment of the Effusibacillus dendaii genome. Coding sequences within it:
- a CDS encoding LrgB family protein, producing MIGIISLITTIAVYYATIKIYRRWSFVWLSPMITSVFILVLFLSVTHVSYTDYLSGAKWLNDMLGPATVAFAIPLYKYSHLLKKYGTAIVASLLAGAFIAIISTALLGKCVHLSPEIIHIPK
- a CDS encoding CidA/LrgA family protein, translating into MRGFIKVIVQVLGLVLFSCLVNYIAHKINLKIPGSILALILVFILLKLKIVRLEWLEAGANWLLAALLLFFIPSSVGIVQYGELLTTEGFRLLIDIVFSTLIVMTLTDIITEFLMKHRKEANSK